From Streptomyces sp. NBC_00775, one genomic window encodes:
- a CDS encoding DUF6230 family protein, with product MESQVRGGTRWKRFAVVMVPSVAATAAIGVALAQGALAASFSVSGQSFKVTADKLEGTGFVQYGAIDSGYNLDGTKTAHPVAVSGFKTASLTNMCQSVVTPNIPLLGSVSLTLKAGGDGTPVEAENLYVDVEDLQANAVFKGIDIGVAAKDASKGPGISKGDTANPYGFAQQAESATLTDVKQTAWATTAGTFKLSGLKMSVSKGVKECY from the coding sequence ATGGAGTCCCAGGTGCGTGGCGGGACCAGATGGAAGCGGTTCGCGGTCGTGATGGTGCCCAGCGTGGCCGCCACGGCAGCGATAGGTGTCGCCCTCGCGCAGGGCGCTCTGGCCGCGTCGTTCAGCGTTTCCGGTCAGTCGTTCAAGGTGACGGCGGACAAGCTTGAAGGTACGGGCTTCGTCCAGTACGGAGCCATTGACTCGGGTTACAACCTCGACGGCACCAAGACGGCTCACCCCGTCGCCGTCTCGGGTTTCAAGACCGCGTCGCTGACCAACATGTGCCAGTCGGTGGTCACCCCGAACATCCCGCTGCTCGGCTCTGTCAGCCTGACGCTGAAGGCGGGCGGCGACGGTACGCCGGTCGAGGCCGAGAACCTCTACGTCGACGTCGAGGACCTGCAGGCCAACGCGGTCTTCAAGGGCATCGACATCGGTGTTGCGGCCAAGGACGCCAGCAAGGGTCCGGGCATCTCCAAGGGTGACACGGCCAACCCCTACGGGTTCGCCCAGCAGGCCGAGTCGGCCACGCTGACGGATGTCAAGCAGACGGCGTGGGCGACCACTGCCGGCACGTTCAAGCTCAGCGGCCTGAAGATGTCAGTGTCCAAGGGCGTCAAGGAGTGCTACTAG